A stretch of the Medicago truncatula cultivar Jemalong A17 chromosome 5, MtrunA17r5.0-ANR, whole genome shotgun sequence genome encodes the following:
- the LOC11405853 gene encoding probable pectate lyase 16, translating into MIDRCWRPNPEWRKHRQQLVTCSIGYAGKMTNNIGKGLTHYKVTNPNDDPINPQRGTLRYGASVIQGKVWITFKKDMDIKLMKPLLISSFTTIDGRGVNVHVADNACLMISKVTNIIIHNIRIHHCKAQTPGMVMGPNGKVIHLGQVDGDAIRLVTASKIWIDHNTLYDCEDGLLDVTRGSTNVTVSNNWFREQDKVMLLGHDDGYVRDINMKVTVVYNHFGPNCNQRMPRIRHGYAHVANNLYLGWMQYAIGGSMGPSLKSESNLFIAPKVGSKEVTWRKIGHTNGDKWEFHSVRDSFENGASFAVTKGSRVQKPNYNKEQIFQVADVKSVRFLTRSSGAIQCSKTSGC; encoded by the exons ATCCTGAATGGAGAAAACATAGACAACAATTAGTGACTTGCTCTATAGGTTATGCAGGAAAGATGACAAATAACATCGGTAAGGGTCTCACCCATTATAAAGTTACTAACCCAAATGATGATCCTATAAATCCGCAACGTGGTACGTTGAGATATGGAGCTTCTGTAATTCAAGGTAAAGTGTGGATCACATTCAAAAAAGACATGGACATTAAACTCATGAAGCCCCTTCTCATTAGCAGTTTCACAACCATTGATGGTCGTGGAGTCAATGTGCACGTTGCTGATAATGCGTGCTTAATGATATCAAAG GTCACTAACATAATAATTCATAACATTCGAATTCATCATTGCAAAGCTCAAACCCCTGGGATGGTGATGGGGCCAAATGGGAAGGTAATTCATTTGGGCCAAGTAGATGGAGATGCCATTAGACTGGTTACCGCTTCAAAAATTTGGATCGACCATAATACACTTTATGATTGCGAAGATGGTCTTCTTGATGTCACACGAGGTTCTACAAATGTGACCGTTTCCAATAATTGGTTTAGAGAACAAGATAAAGTTATGCTTCTTGGACATGATGATGGGTATGTGAGGGACATAAACATGAAAGTTACCGTTGTGTACAATCATTTTGGACCTAACTGCAACCAACGAATGCCAAG GATTCGTCACGGATATGCACATGTAGCCAACAATCTTTACTTAGGATGGATGCAATATGCCATTGGCGGAAGCATGGGGCCTAGCCTCAAAAGTGAATCTAACCTCTTCATAGCACCTAAAGTTGGGAGTAAAGAG GTAACATGGAGAAAAATTGGTCATACAAATGGCGACAAATGGGAGTTTCATTCGGTAAGAGATTCTTTTGAAAATGGAGCCTCCTTTGCAGTTACAAAAGGAAGTCGTGTGCAAAAGCCAAATTATAACAAAGAACAAATTTTTCAAGTTGCTGATGTTAAATCTGTAAGATTTTTAACAAGATCATCTGGCGCAATTCAATGTAGTAAAACCTCCGGATGTTGA